The sequence below is a genomic window from Curtobacterium sp. MCPF17_002.
AGTCCACGCTGCTCCGCCTGCTCGCCGGTGTCGACGAGCCCCTCGCCGGAACGGTGTCCCTCGCCCCGACGGACGCCTTCGTCGGGTGGCTCCCCCAGGAGCACGAGCGCATCGACGGTGAGACGGTCGGTGCGTACATCGCGCGGCGCACCGGCTGCGCGGAGGCGACCGCGACGATGGACTCCGCCGCCGCCGCCCTCGGTGAGCCCGGCGCGGGCGACGCCGCGGCCGACGCGTACTCGACGGCGCTCGACCGCTGGCTCGCCTCCGGCGCGGCGGACCTCGACGAACGGATCCCGGTCGTGCTGGCCGACCTCGGCCTCGTCGTCGGGGCGGACGACGACGGCGTCGGTCCGGACTCCCTGATGACCGCGTTGTCCGGCGGGCAGGCTGCCCGCGTCGGCCTCGCCGCGCTGCTGCTCTCCCGGTTCGACATCGTCCTGCTGGACGAGCCGACGAACGACCTCGACCTCGACGGCCTCGACCGGCTCGAGCGCTTCGTGACCGGCCTGCGCGGCGGTGTCGTGCTGGTCAGCCACGACCGCGAGTTCCTGGCGCGCTCGGTGACCGCCGTCCTCGAGCTCGACCTCGCGCAGGCGTCCAACCGACTGTTCGGCGGCGGGTACGACGCGTACCTCGAGGAGCGCGAGATCGCCCGTCAGCACAAGCGCGACGCGTACGACGACTACGCCTCGACCAAGGCGGACCTCGTCTCCCGCGCCCGCACCCAGCGGGAGTGGTCGAGTCAGGGCGTGCGGAACGCCATGAAGAAGGCACCGGACAACGACAAGATCCGCCGCAAGGCCGCGAGCGAGTCGAGCGAGAAGCAGGCGCAGAAGGTCCGTCAGATGGAGTCCCGGATCGCGCGGCTCGACGAGGTCGAGGAGCCGCGCAAGGAGTGGCAGCTCGAGTTCACGATCGGCAGCGCACCGCGGTCGTCGGCCGTCGTCGCGACCCTCGCCGACGCCACCTTCACGCAGGGCGACTTCACGCTCGGTCCGGTCTCGCTGCAGGTCGACGGCGGCGACCGGATCGGCATCACCGGGCCGAACGGCGCCGGGAAGTCCACGCTGCTCCGGGCGCTGCTCGGCAAGCAGGACCCGACGACCGGCACGGCCTCACTCGGGTCGAGCGTCGCGGTCGGCGAGATCGACCAGGCACGCGCGGCGTTCACCGGCGAGCAGTCCCTCGCCGACGCGTTCGAGGCCATCGTGCCCGAGTACACGACCGCCGACGTCCGGACGCTGCTCGCGAAGTTCGGGCTCAAGGCGGACCACGTCGGGCGTCCGGCGGGGGCGCTCTCCCCCGGGGAACGCACCCGCGCCGGACTCGCCCTGCTGCAGGCCCGCGGGGTGAACGTGCTCGTGCTCGACGAACCGACGAACCACCTCGACCTCGCAGCGATCGAGCAGCTCGAGCAGGCGCTCGACTCCTACGACGGCACGCTCCTGCTCGTGACGCACGACCGCCGCATGCTCGAGACCGTCACGCTCGACCGGCAGTGGCTCGTCGAGGCCGGGCGCGTCACGGAACGCTGACGGACCGCACGCTGATCGACGGAGGGGGACGCTGATGCGACGCAGGCACTGGATCGCCGCCGCCGTCGGAGGCGCGGCGGCGATGGCCGTCGCCGCCGCCGTGATCGTCGGGGTGACGCCGGACCGACCGGATGCCGCCCCGACCCGAGCGGAGCGGCCCACTCCGACCGTGACGTCGACACCCGCACCGACACTCGCCGCCGTCCCCGCCGCCCCGTCCACTGCCACGCTCGCCGCGCTGCCGCTGGCGTTCCACGACGCCGTCGTCCCGGCGCTCCTCGACGGCACCACCGTGGAACCAGTCGACACCTGGCAGATCGCCACGCCGCGGCAGCCGCTCGTCCCCCTGTACGCGGAGTCGACCGCCCGCGCACGTCCCGTCGCGACGCTCTCGAACCGGGTGTCGACGATCGACCTGCCGGCGGCGACCGCCGTGTGGGGACGCTCGCCCGCCGTCGACGGCGGCATGCTGCTCCTGTCGACGCCTGCCCGGAACCGCACGCCGGGCGACGGCGGGGATCCGGACGCCCCGAGCGCCACCTTCGCCTGGGCCCGGGCCGCCGACTTCACGATCACCACGACCGACCGGATGATCCGCGTCGACGTCGCCCGCAGCACCGTGTCCGTCATCACCCGCGCCGGGGAGCAGACCGCGACCGAGGCCGCCAGGCTCGGCACCCCCGAGGACCCCACACCCACCGCGACCGCGACCTACGTCGAAGCGGCGTACGTCGACACCCGCGTGACCTACACCCAGGGCAACCCGATCATCCTGACCGGCGCGCACTCCGCACGCATCCCGTCGTACGGCGGCAACGCGGCCCTGACCGCGCTGCACTTCTACCCGGACCCGACCGGCAGCTCGCACGGCTGCGTGCGGATCTCAGCGGAGATGACCCGGACCCTCGCGGCACTGCCGGTCGGCACGCCGATCCGCTTCACCTGACGCCGCCACCACCGGCGGTCGCCGTCAGTGGAACGGGCAACGCCCGGCACTCGACGACCGGACGCGTCCGCCCGACGCGGGCTTCGTCGGCAGTCGACGTCGATCGACCTCGAGCCCCTCGTCGAGGATCGTGACGCGGGGGTCGCTCAGCGCTGTCACGGCCGCGGCCAGGGCAGCGATGGCGACCTTCTCCCCCGGGCACCGGTGTCCCGTCGCGGCGTCGGCCCCGCCGTGCGGCACGAACGTCGCGAGGGCCTCGTAGTCGTCGACGCCGAGGAAGCGGCTCGGGTCGAAGGTGTCCGCATCACTCCAGGACCGGTCGTCGGTGTCCGTGCCGAGGATGTCGAGGAGCACCCGACCGCCGGCGGGCAGGTGTTCGCCGTCGAGCTCGACATCGGTCGTCGCCCACGCGGGCAGCATCGGCACGAACGGTGCCGTACGGCGGATCTCCTGCGCGAACGCCACCGCGAGCGGACCGTCCGTCAGGCTGCGGCGTGACACGGTCTCCTCGGCGATGCGTCCCCGCCACTCCGGGTGGTCGTGCAGCTCCTTCGCCGCGAAGGCGACGAACCGTGCGACGGCGATCGCGGGCCGGAAGCTGTTCTGCAGCTCGACGCCGGCCGTCTTCGGCGGCAGCAATGCGCCGTCGCGATCGCGGTGCCATGCCCACTCGTGCAACGCCGTGCCCGGTTCCGGGGTGAGCCGTCCGCCCCGGACCGCCTCGACGAGCCGCCGCGCGTGCCGGTCCGACCAGTGCCGGTTCCGCACCGCGAGCAGGTACTCGGGCGAGTACGGCACGCCGAACCCGTCCACGACCTGCGCCAGGCGGGCCGCCCAGCGGGTCTTCGCCGCCGGCGTGCCGGGAAGTCCCGCCCACCGCTGCACCGCCCGACCGATCGCGCCGACCCCGGCGTCGTACGCCGAGCGCCGACCGCCACCGATCCAGTCGTCGAGCTCCCGGCTCCACTCCTGGGCGAGGAGCGGCGTGAGACGCCGGACCTGCTCGTCCTCGTACGCCACGTCCATGAAGGTCGCCTTGCGGTGCCGGTGCTCGTCACCGTCGAGGGAGTGCACCGACCCGACGCCGAACAGGGTGCGCTGGACGATGGCCGGCATGGCGCCGTGCCTGGCCGTGCGGGCGCCGTCGTAGAACAACTCCACACCGGGCGCGCCGCGCACGAGGAGCGCCGGCTTGCCGAGCAGCCGGAACGGCACCGCGCGCGCCCCGGGCCGGGTTCGACGCCACAGGTGGGCGCCGAACCCGTAGCCGCGGATCAGGAGCGAGAGGGAGTCGTCGATCGCCATGCGGCCATGCTGCCGGTGACCGCCCGATCAGCCTCTCGGGATGGGCTGCAGCGCGAGACGTTCGAGGACCTCGGCGCTCTCCTCTTGCGGGGTGCGGTCGGCTGCGATCGTGACGTGTGCTTCGTCCGGCTGCGGCGGCTCGAGCGTGGCGAGCTGCGATGCGAGCAGCGACGTGGGCATGAAGTGGCCGGAGCGCTGCGTCATCCGGTCCTCGATCAGGGTGCCGTCGCCGGCGACGTGGACGAACACCACGCCGGGCGCCCGCAGCACGTCACGGTAGGACCGCTTGAGTGCCGAGCACGTCACGACCCCGGGGGTCCCGCCGTCGAGGTGGTCTCGGATCCACGCCGCGATGACGTCGAGCCAGGGCCAGCGGTCCTCGTCGGTCAGCGGCGTGCCCGCGTGCATCTTGTCGACGTTCACCTGGGGGTGCATGGCGTCGCCCTCGGCGAAGTCCCATCCGAGCTGCTCGGCGACCATCGCGGCCACCGTGGACTTCCCCGATCCGGAGACGCCCATCACGACGAGGACGCGGGCGTCGAGCTGGTCGTCGCCGCTCAATGGATGAACACCCCCGCGAGCAGCACCCCGAGCAGACCGAGCACCGAGATGAGGCACTCGAGCACCGTCCAGGTCTTGAACGTCTGCCCGACCGTCGTGTTGAGGTACCCCTTCACGAGCCAGAACCCGGCGTCGTTCACGTGCGACAGGAACACCGACCCCGCGCCGATCGCCAGGACGAGCAGCGAGGTCATCGGCGACGACAGGTCGTGCGCGATCGGGGCCATGATGCCGGCCGCGGTGACGGTGGCCACGGTGGCCGAACCGGTCGCCACCCGGACGAGCGCCGAGACGACCCACGCCACGAGCAGCACCGAGATGCCGGAGTCCTTCACGGCGTCCGCGATCACCCCGCCGATCCCGGTGTCGATGAGCACCTGCTTGAAGCCACCGCCGGCACCGACGATGAGCAGCACGCCCGCGACGGGCGGCAGCGCGCTCTCGAGCGACTTCGAGACGGCCGAGCGGTCCATCCCACCGCCGATGGCGAAGAAGACCATCGCGTAGACGGCGGCGATCCCGATGGCGATCATCGGCGACCCGAGGAAGTCGAGCAGGCTCACCCACGCGCCGGAGGCGTCGGGCACGGTCGCCTCGCGGATCGCCTGCGCGAGCATGAGCACGACGGGCAGCAGGATGCCGACCAGCGCGACCGTGAAGGACGGGCTGCGCGGTTCGCTGATGACGCGGGTGAAGTCGCTCTTGCCGTGGGGAAGGGACGCCGTGTCCTGCGTGGCGGGGCCGCGCCGCGCCTCCCGGCCGTCTTGCGCGGGGTCCCCGGAACCGGAGCCGCTGCCGCCACGCGACCCGAACATGTCCGGGGCGGGGATGTCGACCCAGCGCGCCGCGAAGCGGGCGAAGACCGGGCCGGCCAGGACGATGACGGGGATCGCGAGCACGATGCCGAAGGCGAGGGTCGTGCCGAGGTTCGCGCCGACGGTCGAGATCGCGACGAGCGGACCGGGGTGCGGCGGCACGAAGGCGTGCATCGTCGAGAGGCCGACGAGTGCGGGCACGGCGATCTTCATGATCGGGACGTCGCTGCGCTTCGCGACGAGGACGATGATCGGGATGAGGAGCACCAGGCCGACCTCGAAGAACATCGGCAGGCCGATGAGCGCACCGATGAGCGCCATCGTCCACGGCAGCGCCGCCTTCGACGACTTCCGCACGAGCGTGTCCACCACCCGGTCGGCCGCCCCGGAGTCGACGAGCATCTTGCCGAACATCGAGCCGAGACCGACCAGGATGCCGACGCTCGTCATCGTCGCGCCGAACCCGTTGCCGAAGCTCGTGACCGAGGCGTCGGGCGCGAGACCGGCGCCGATGCCGACGCCGAGCGCGCCGATCGTCAGCGCGATGAACGGGTGCACCTTGAGCCACGTGATGAGCACGATGATCACGACGATGCCGATGAGCGCCGCGATGATGAGCTGGGCCACGGGGCCGGACGGGTCGACCGTCTGGGTGCCGCCGCCGTCGGCCGCGAGGAACGTCACCGCGTGGGCACCGCCCGACGCAGTCCCGAGGTCGGAGTGGAGCGCGTGAGGCATCGGTGCCCCTTCCTGGAGCCGCTGCCGCGCGGCTCCGTCGCCTTCGTGTCGAGACGGTCTGGCGCTGCGCGCACCGACCGTCAATAATCTGATTAATCAGACTATACGACGATCCGCCGCGCGGCATCCGCCCTCGGAGGCAGTCTGCCGATTCGATGGACCCGACGTCACGCCCACCGCGCGTGCCGTACTGCATGGAGGAACGATGGCGCCCGAGCCGCGCGAGAACGGGGCACCCGACCGGGTACCGCACGACCGCGGGCAGCACGACCGCGGGCTGGGTCGTGCACTGGGTCGCGCGCACGGTCGTGGGCTGCACGGCCACGTGCTCGACGCGCTGGGGCAACGCATCGTCGACGGAGCCATCGCACCGGGGTCGGTCCTCCGTCCTGAACTGGTCGCGGACGAGTTCGGCGTGTCGCGGTCGGTCGTCCGCGAGGCCCTCCGCGTCCTCCAGTCACTCGGCCTCGTCGAACCCCGGCAGCGCGTCGGCACGCAGGTGCTCGGCACCGGGTCGTGGGAGTTGCTCGCGCCGACGGTCATCCGGTGGCGGGGCGCGTCGCCTTCGTACTTCGTCCAGCAGCGCGAACTGCTCGAGCTGCGGCTCGGGGTCGAACCGGTCGCTGCAGCCCTGGCCTCCGGCACCCCGGGAGCGCACGCGGTCCTCGACGCCGCGCGGGACATGCTCGACGCCAGCACGGAGGAGAACAGTCGCGCCTACCTCGAGGCCGACGTCCGCTTCCACCGCGCACTCCTGACCGCGTCCGGCAACGCGGTGTTCACCCACTTCGCGGGCACCGTCGAGGCGCTGCTGCGCACCCGGACCTCCGAGTCGCGCGACACCATCACCCGGTGGACGCACGACGCCGCGGCCCGGCACCTCGCCGCCGCGGAGGCCCTCGTCGCCGGCGACGTCGCCGCCGCCTCGGCAGCGACGACCGAGCTCGTGCGCGTCACCCGGGACGAGTTCATCGCCGAGGCCCCCGCCGACTGACGTCCGGCTCGCGCCCGGTGTGCCGCGCCCCGGGTCGGCGCCCCGGTGTGCCGCGGTTGCCGCCCCGTCCTGCGCGTTCCTGCCCATCACGCCCGACATGGGATGCAGAATCGCGCATAGGAGGCCGGAAAAACCTGTCTCCTATGCGCGGAACAGCACC
It includes:
- a CDS encoding ABC-F family ATP-binding cassette domain-containing protein, producing the protein MTATLVAKGLAGGYAARTLFDSLDLTVAPGDVIGVVGVNGAGKSTLLRLLAGVDEPLAGTVSLAPTDAFVGWLPQEHERIDGETVGAYIARRTGCAEATATMDSAAAALGEPGAGDAAADAYSTALDRWLASGAADLDERIPVVLADLGLVVGADDDGVGPDSLMTALSGGQAARVGLAALLLSRFDIVLLDEPTNDLDLDGLDRLERFVTGLRGGVVLVSHDREFLARSVTAVLELDLAQASNRLFGGGYDAYLEEREIARQHKRDAYDDYASTKADLVSRARTQREWSSQGVRNAMKKAPDNDKIRRKAASESSEKQAQKVRQMESRIARLDEVEEPRKEWQLEFTIGSAPRSSAVVATLADATFTQGDFTLGPVSLQVDGGDRIGITGPNGAGKSTLLRALLGKQDPTTGTASLGSSVAVGEIDQARAAFTGEQSLADAFEAIVPEYTTADVRTLLAKFGLKADHVGRPAGALSPGERTRAGLALLQARGVNVLVLDEPTNHLDLAAIEQLEQALDSYDGTLLLVTHDRRMLETVTLDRQWLVEAGRVTER
- a CDS encoding L,D-transpeptidase is translated as MRRRHWIAAAVGGAAAMAVAAAVIVGVTPDRPDAAPTRAERPTPTVTSTPAPTLAAVPAAPSTATLAALPLAFHDAVVPALLDGTTVEPVDTWQIATPRQPLVPLYAESTARARPVATLSNRVSTIDLPAATAVWGRSPAVDGGMLLLSTPARNRTPGDGGDPDAPSATFAWARAADFTITTTDRMIRVDVARSTVSVITRAGEQTATEAARLGTPEDPTPTATATYVEAAYVDTRVTYTQGNPIILTGAHSARIPSYGGNAALTALHFYPDPTGSSHGCVRISAEMTRTLAALPVGTPIRFT
- a CDS encoding cytochrome P450; this encodes MAIDDSLSLLIRGYGFGAHLWRRTRPGARAVPFRLLGKPALLVRGAPGVELFYDGARTARHGAMPAIVQRTLFGVGSVHSLDGDEHRHRKATFMDVAYEDEQVRRLTPLLAQEWSRELDDWIGGGRRSAYDAGVGAIGRAVQRWAGLPGTPAAKTRWAARLAQVVDGFGVPYSPEYLLAVRNRHWSDRHARRLVEAVRGGRLTPEPGTALHEWAWHRDRDGALLPPKTAGVELQNSFRPAIAVARFVAFAAKELHDHPEWRGRIAEETVSRRSLTDGPLAVAFAQEIRRTAPFVPMLPAWATTDVELDGEHLPAGGRVLLDILGTDTDDRSWSDADTFDPSRFLGVDDYEALATFVPHGGADAATGHRCPGEKVAIAALAAAVTALSDPRVTILDEGLEVDRRRLPTKPASGGRVRSSSAGRCPFH
- a CDS encoding gluconokinase, with translation MGVSGSGKSTVAAMVAEQLGWDFAEGDAMHPQVNVDKMHAGTPLTDEDRWPWLDVIAAWIRDHLDGGTPGVVTCSALKRSYRDVLRAPGVVFVHVAGDGTLIEDRMTQRSGHFMPTSLLASQLATLEPPQPDEAHVTIAADRTPQEESAEVLERLALQPIPRG
- a CDS encoding GntP family permease, encoding MPHALHSDLGTASGGAHAVTFLAADGGGTQTVDPSGPVAQLIIAALIGIVVIIVLITWLKVHPFIALTIGALGVGIGAGLAPDASVTSFGNGFGATMTSVGILVGLGSMFGKMLVDSGAADRVVDTLVRKSSKAALPWTMALIGALIGLPMFFEVGLVLLIPIIVLVAKRSDVPIMKIAVPALVGLSTMHAFVPPHPGPLVAISTVGANLGTTLAFGIVLAIPVIVLAGPVFARFAARWVDIPAPDMFGSRGGSGSGSGDPAQDGREARRGPATQDTASLPHGKSDFTRVISEPRSPSFTVALVGILLPVVLMLAQAIREATVPDASGAWVSLLDFLGSPMIAIGIAAVYAMVFFAIGGGMDRSAVSKSLESALPPVAGVLLIVGAGGGFKQVLIDTGIGGVIADAVKDSGISVLLVAWVVSALVRVATGSATVATVTAAGIMAPIAHDLSSPMTSLLVLAIGAGSVFLSHVNDAGFWLVKGYLNTTVGQTFKTWTVLECLISVLGLLGVLLAGVFIH
- a CDS encoding FCD domain-containing protein, which translates into the protein MAPEPRENGAPDRVPHDRGQHDRGLGRALGRAHGRGLHGHVLDALGQRIVDGAIAPGSVLRPELVADEFGVSRSVVREALRVLQSLGLVEPRQRVGTQVLGTGSWELLAPTVIRWRGASPSYFVQQRELLELRLGVEPVAAALASGTPGAHAVLDAARDMLDASTEENSRAYLEADVRFHRALLTASGNAVFTHFAGTVEALLRTRTSESRDTITRWTHDAAARHLAAAEALVAGDVAAASAATTELVRVTRDEFIAEAPAD